One Deltaproteobacteria bacterium genomic region harbors:
- the bioB gene encoding biotin synthase BioB, whose protein sequence is MKWNELSERVLTGGQIIYDEALAVMQSSDDDILAVLDAAFAIRRHYFGRGVSIHVIRNAKSGLCTENCSFCSQSAVSDSAIQKYPRQSVEQILEGARDAQRLTAVRYCIVTSGRTPSEKDMETICEAARLIKHEVPVQICTSLGLLSEKQAARLKQAGVDRYNHNLESSERFYSSFCTTHDYSDRVTTARTAKAAGLELCSGGLVGMGEDIEDRVNLAFSLRDLDADSIPLNFLDPRPGTPLEGLTRLTPADCLRTLAMFRFVNPDREIRIAGGREACIGSMQVLSLYAANSMFTVGYLTTPGQGYQADMDMIKQAGFTVTEITD, encoded by the coding sequence ATGAAATGGAATGAACTGAGTGAGCGCGTATTGACGGGCGGGCAGATAATCTATGACGAGGCGCTTGCCGTCATGCAATCTTCGGATGACGATATTCTGGCCGTTCTGGACGCAGCGTTTGCGATTCGCCGCCATTACTTCGGGCGCGGTGTAAGCATCCATGTTATCCGCAACGCGAAAAGCGGATTATGTACAGAAAACTGTTCGTTCTGCAGTCAGTCCGCCGTGTCGGATAGTGCTATACAAAAATACCCAAGGCAATCGGTCGAGCAGATTCTGGAAGGAGCGCGTGATGCTCAGAGGTTGACGGCTGTGCGGTACTGCATCGTAACCAGTGGACGTACCCCATCGGAAAAAGACATGGAGACGATCTGTGAGGCTGCCCGGCTGATTAAGCATGAAGTGCCCGTACAGATCTGCACATCCCTGGGATTATTGTCGGAGAAGCAGGCAGCGCGATTAAAGCAAGCCGGTGTTGACCGATACAATCACAACCTGGAGAGCTCGGAGCGGTTCTATTCTTCTTTCTGTACCACCCATGACTACTCCGACCGTGTTACAACGGCCAGGACCGCGAAAGCAGCCGGTCTCGAACTGTGCAGCGGGGGACTTGTCGGTATGGGAGAAGATATAGAAGATAGGGTGAATCTTGCGTTTTCCTTGCGTGATTTGGATGCGGATTCCATACCTCTTAATTTCCTTGACCCGCGTCCCGGCACTCCACTGGAGGGGCTTACCAGACTGACACCTGCGGACTGTCTCCGTACGCTCGCGATGTTCCGTTTTGTAAATCCGGACAGGGAAATCCGCATTGCCGGAGGCCGGGAAGCATGTATCGGCAGCATGCAGGTATTGTCTCTGTATGCTGCCAATTCGATGTTTACCGTAGGCTACCTGACCACACCAGGACAGGGGTATCAAGCCGACATGGACATGATTAAACAAGCGGGATTTACCGTTACGGAAATTACTGATTGA
- the cysE gene encoding serine O-acetyltransferase, with product MKFFETIKEDVQTVFKKDPAARSMIEVITCYPGLHAIWIHRIAHYLWQKKWCFCARLLSHINRFLTGIEIHPGATIGRRFFIDHGSGVVIGETTEIGDDVLIYQGVILGGVTLQKKKRHPTVGNNVLIGSGTIVLGPILIGDGARIGAASLVIHDVPAGAIAVGVPARLGLGFSGKEIQEMTDNKLPDPIAEAFNFQGRQIGTLEKRMAEIEQQQGIRVELDQYVEEKKQEILRIFSPEEDFSVGAGI from the coding sequence ATGAAATTTTTTGAAACGATAAAAGAAGATGTTCAGACGGTATTCAAAAAGGACCCTGCTGCCAGAAGTATGATAGAAGTCATTACCTGCTATCCGGGGCTCCACGCCATCTGGATACACCGGATCGCCCACTATCTATGGCAGAAGAAATGGTGCTTTTGTGCCAGACTGCTTTCCCATATCAACCGCTTCCTGACGGGTATCGAAATCCACCCCGGCGCAACGATTGGACGCCGCTTTTTCATCGATCACGGCTCCGGCGTTGTCATCGGTGAGACGACAGAAATCGGAGATGACGTGCTCATCTATCAGGGGGTTATTCTGGGTGGAGTGACCCTGCAAAAGAAAAAACGTCACCCCACTGTGGGAAATAATGTCCTGATCGGGTCAGGAACCATCGTTTTGGGGCCTATCTTGATCGGGGACGGGGCGCGTATCGGGGCCGCGTCTCTGGTAATCCATGACGTCCCCGCCGGGGCTATAGCCGTCGGCGTGCCTGCCAGGCTTGGTCTGGGATTCTCCGGTAAGGAAATCCAGGAGATGACGGACAACAAACTTCCCGATCCCATTGCCGAGGCTTTCAACTTTCAGGGCAGGCAGATTGGGACCCTGGAAAAGAGAATGGCTGAGATCGAACAGCAGCAAGGGATCAGGGTTGAACTGGATCAGTACGTGGAAGAAAAGAAGCAGGAGATCCTGCGCATTTTTTCGCCGGAGGAAGACTTCTCAGTCGGGGCCGGCATTTAG
- a CDS encoding MOSC domain-containing protein, translating into MKKIQGKILSVNISQEKGEKKHNVVCSLLMENIGLKDDAHAESGIRQVSLLAKESIEKIRAKGLNVQYGDFAENLTTEGIDLPSLPIGTRLKVGDKVLLEVTQIGKVCHERCNIFYTVGDCVMPREGIFVKVLSGGEVQVGDQIELAE; encoded by the coding sequence ATGAAAAAGATACAAGGTAAGATTCTGTCCGTCAATATATCTCAGGAAAAAGGTGAAAAAAAGCATAATGTTGTCTGCAGTTTGCTTATGGAAAACATCGGTCTCAAAGATGACGCCCATGCGGAGAGCGGTATCCGGCAGGTCAGCCTGCTTGCGAAAGAAAGCATTGAAAAAATCAGAGCAAAGGGACTTAATGTACAATATGGAGATTTTGCGGAAAATCTCACCACCGAGGGAATTGATCTGCCGTCTCTTCCTATCGGTACCCGGTTGAAAGTCGGGGACAAAGTCCTCTTGGAAGTCACACAAATCGGCAAGGTCTGTCATGAACGGTGCAACATCTTTTACACGGTCGGTGACTGTGTTATGCCCCGGGAAGGGATATTTGTGAAAGTTTTAAGCGGTGGTGAAGTTCAGGTAGGTGATCAGATCGAGCTTGCCGAGTAA
- a CDS encoding ThiF family adenylyltransferase: MTNRYFKQLLLAEIGEEGQKRLNGASAVVAGCGALGSVIANSLVRSGVGKVTIVDRDFIELDNLPRQVLFDEDDIKRGLPKAIAAAEKLRRINSEITIDPVVADLTADNIEQIIRDTDIVLDGTDNFETRFLINDACVKLGIPWIYAGVVATYGMSFTIIPEKTPCLRCFIGELPGPGDSPTCDTVGVLGTAVNMIASVEVTEGLKILMGKQDSLINKLIYIDVWYGTWKVFELKKDSKRCPVCDDRQFAFLEQKKGTRLAGLCGQNAVQISPPVLTSVSFHDLASRLRPHGEVSYNDYMLKFTIKPYEFTVFHDGRTIIKGTTDESEAKILFSKYIGV, translated from the coding sequence ATGACCAATAGGTATTTCAAACAATTGCTTCTTGCTGAAATCGGCGAAGAAGGCCAGAAGAGGCTAAACGGCGCGTCTGCAGTCGTTGCGGGCTGTGGCGCGCTGGGTTCAGTAATCGCGAACAGCCTGGTGAGGTCCGGGGTCGGCAAGGTGACGATTGTCGACCGCGATTTCATTGAGCTCGACAACCTGCCGCGCCAAGTATTATTTGACGAGGATGACATCAAAAGAGGGTTACCCAAAGCGATAGCCGCGGCAGAAAAGCTGAGGCGCATCAACTCCGAGATAACCATCGATCCTGTTGTCGCTGACCTGACTGCGGACAATATCGAACAAATTATAAGAGACACCGATATCGTGCTTGACGGCACGGATAATTTTGAAACCCGCTTTTTGATAAACGATGCCTGCGTGAAACTGGGCATTCCGTGGATATACGCAGGGGTGGTGGCAACGTACGGGATGAGCTTTACGATCATTCCTGAAAAAACGCCATGTTTAAGATGCTTCATCGGCGAACTGCCTGGCCCCGGTGACTCGCCTACGTGCGATACTGTGGGTGTACTGGGAACCGCGGTCAACATGATTGCTTCCGTCGAAGTGACCGAGGGATTGAAGATCCTTATGGGGAAGCAAGACTCGTTGATAAATAAACTGATCTATATCGATGTCTGGTATGGAACATGGAAAGTATTTGAGCTTAAGAAGGACAGTAAGAGATGCCCTGTCTGCGATGACAGACAATTCGCCTTCCTTGAGCAGAAGAAGGGAACGCGCCTTGCCGGTCTGTGCGGACAGAATGCTGTTCAGATATCTCCGCCTGTATTGACAAGTGTTTCTTTTCATGATCTTGCATCGAGGCTAAGACCGCACGGAGAGGTATCGTACAATGATTACATGCTCAAGTTCACAATAAAACCTTATGAGTTTACTGTGTTTCATGACGGCAGGACAATCATAAAGGGGACAACGGACGAATCTGAAGCAAAAATTCTCTTCTCAAAATATATTGGAGTATGA
- a CDS encoding cysteine desulfurase, whose protein sequence is MDISKIREDFPFLKQKIGGRNIIYFDNAATTQKPVQVLNTIQTYYSKYNAAVSRSTHEISNTASAMYRQAHENVARFVGAKTYQEIVFVRNSTEAINLVCYSLAFCMDKTIGLSPGDEIIIPISEHHSNLVPWQRLKELFGITITVVGISDKGTVDPDDIRKHITDKTRLVCCAHVSNVLGTINPVREVAKVAHEAGALVLVDGTQSAPHMPVNVQDIDCDFFAFSGHKMLAPLGIGVLHGKKDLLEKMPPFLSGGGMIADVTLERATWNELPWKFEAGTPEVCGAIALGGAIDPNTGDILEGAIDYLGKIGMENVFKYETELAGYALAKLRATDGVIVYAPAESTKRCGIISFNIIKNGEIVSPNVIANFLNDDGIAVRAGGLCAFPLTRSLNAQGVVRASFYLYNTTEEIDMFIDSMISIISKKII, encoded by the coding sequence ATGGATATATCTAAAATCAGAGAAGATTTTCCTTTTCTAAAACAGAAAATAGGCGGCAGAAACATAATATACTTCGACAATGCCGCCACGACGCAGAAGCCTGTCCAGGTGCTGAACACGATTCAAACGTACTATTCAAAATATAACGCCGCGGTCAGCAGATCAACGCATGAGATAAGCAATACCGCGTCCGCGATGTACAGACAGGCGCACGAAAATGTTGCCAGGTTTGTCGGCGCCAAGACTTATCAGGAAATTGTCTTTGTCCGCAACAGCACGGAAGCCATAAACCTTGTCTGTTATTCCCTCGCGTTTTGTATGGATAAGACCATCGGGCTCTCACCGGGCGATGAGATCATAATCCCCATTTCAGAACACCACTCCAATCTTGTCCCCTGGCAGAGGCTCAAGGAATTATTCGGAATAACGATTACTGTGGTGGGAATAAGTGATAAAGGAACAGTTGACCCTGATGATATACGGAAACATATAACCGACAAAACACGGCTTGTCTGCTGTGCGCACGTTTCGAACGTGCTGGGAACAATAAATCCGGTAAGAGAGGTCGCAAAAGTTGCCCATGAAGCTGGGGCGCTCGTTCTGGTTGATGGGACGCAGTCAGCGCCGCACATGCCGGTAAACGTCCAGGACATCGATTGCGATTTCTTCGCCTTTTCCGGCCACAAGATGCTGGCCCCTCTGGGGATTGGCGTCTTACATGGAAAAAAAGATCTTCTGGAAAAAATGCCGCCGTTTCTGTCGGGGGGTGGCATGATTGCCGATGTGACGCTGGAACGTGCAACCTGGAACGAGCTGCCCTGGAAGTTCGAGGCAGGTACCCCGGAGGTATGCGGTGCAATAGCGCTTGGGGGTGCGATTGATCCGAATACTGGCGACATACTCGAAGGCGCCATAGACTATCTCGGGAAAATCGGGATGGAAAACGTCTTCAAATATGAAACGGAACTTGCCGGTTACGCGCTGGCAAAATTGCGCGCGACTGATGGGGTAATCGTTTATGCACCGGCAGAGAGTACAAAAAGGTGCGGGATAATCTCCTTCAATATCATCAAGAATGGTGAAATCGTCAGTCCGAATGTTATCGCGAATTTCCTCAACGATGACGGAATCGCGGTAAGAGCTGGGGGGTTGTGCGCATTTCCGCTTACTCGAAGTCTTAATGCCCAGGGGGTTGTCCGGGCAAGCTTCTATCTGTATAACACCACCGAAGAAATTGATATGTTTATAGACTCAATGATTTCCATCATTTCAAAAAAAATCATCTAG